The DNA region GACTCTGCACGCATCCGGGCACGTCGCGCGCCTCGACCGCGGAGTAGAAGCGGCCGCCGAACGTGATGTCCCCTTGCGTGAGCAGCCGGTCCAGCAGCTCCACGAACTCCTCGAACCGGTCCGCCCGCTCCCGCGCCGACCAAGGCTCCTGTCCCAGCACCACCGCGTCGAACCCGGTCCCCCCGGCCCCGATCCCCAGCACCACCCGCCCGGAGCTGACGTCGTCCAGCGTCATCAACTCCTTCGCCAACGGCACGGGATGGCGGAAGTTGGGGGACGTCACGAGGGTGCCGAGCCGGATGGTGTCGGTCACGGCGGCCGCGGCGGTCAGGGTGGGGATCGCGCCGAACCAGGTGCGGTCGCGGAACGGCTCCCGCCACGACAGATGGTCGTAGGTGTAGGCGGCGTGGAAGCCCAGCTCCTCGGCCCCCGCCCACACCTTCCGGCCCTCGGCCCAACGGTAGATCGGAAGAATCACAGTGCTCAGGCGCATGAGGACGACGATACGGCCCCGCCCTCGGACCGCCTCCGCGCCCGGCGGGGCCGAAGGGGCGGCGGGCGAATCAACGC from Actinacidiphila sp. DG2A-62 includes:
- a CDS encoding LLM class flavin-dependent oxidoreductase produces the protein MRLSTVILPIYRWAEGRKVWAGAEELGFHAAYTYDHLSWREPFRDRTWFGAIPTLTAAAAVTDTIRLGTLVTSPNFRHPVPLAKELMTLDDVSSGRVVLGIGAGGTGFDAVVLGQEPWSARERADRFEEFVELLDRLLTQGDITFGGRFYSAVEARDVPGCVQSPRLPFAVAATGPRGMRLAAKFGQSWVTTGDPALYETGTPKESLDAIRGQVDRLSDALRDAARDPESVPKILLTGFTPDRAAPFESLDAFVDFAGRHAEAGITEIVLHWPIPDSPDFAYDHATFERIAVEAPAQLS